In Microplitis mediator isolate UGA2020A chromosome 9, iyMicMedi2.1, whole genome shotgun sequence, the DNA window atatatttgaatgaataaataaatattaccgcaagatcaaaaaaaaattttaaaaaagtctaaaaataaaaatttatttttattgtcttgatatcttgaatatttatttatattattttatttactactaTTATAATTGTTTACTTGAACAATATTATgcaaaacaatttaaatttacataaatattttagactTACTATCTATGGttgtttattgaaatttattgacagattataatatttatttagtctttaaaaataaaataattaagcctgttttcttgatttattatttttgtcattaataataaattcattatttatttcagataAGTGTGATGAAATTGTTCACGAAAACACTCAAGTGATTAATATTCAACTTTtccatatttatatatttttataataaaatattattccgtaaatttaaaacaagccggtgatttaaataaaaaattttcttcactttgagtttaaatataatcagataaatattatttaaatataaaattcggTCGTTTTTTGAACTCTGCGATAATTCAAAATGTTATCGGCTTTTAAACAAACAAGCACTTTTAACTGTGATAATCGATAACTCATGACCAAATGTGTTCGTGTATCTttcagtgtaatttttaacatccaaAATATtctctgataaaaaattatatgtaatttaaaataaaactttacataacatgatatttaaaattataaataaatcacttgtcaaaatataaataattatcaatcaataataacaatattaattaagcttatcaaatcggtttattgtaatattaatgTCTAAGCcgtgaatgaaaaaaaaacaggctCAGAtcttaatgataaataataaatgtattattttaaaaattatcgcgATACTTTATGTAGTGTAGTAAGTTATCGGTTCACCGAGCACGTGTGAATAAAATTGCGTAAAAGGTTTTAAGATAAACGTCACTACTCGGTTCAATGATCAATTTGTCAACATAACGAGCTATGCTAAATAGTACTACCCTGTACTTTTTCTATCCTTACTTATATATTCATGCATGACATTATATATTAAAGCCACGAGTaacttttacatttaaatcaattcgcggaaatttaattattatttttattaaatacctCTACATAAAACCCttcagtataataataattttaaatcttcccgggtcaaaaataaaacttgattcaggctcgcttcgccttattttcttttgaagtaatcgatttgccgacgattttttgagatctcgactttttcgacttaaatttaatttttttaaactttttgaacttttttaatcttagtttcaacttattcgtctttactttgagcacAATAGTCATTCAAATTACTTTTGACCtgctaaaccaagtcgaaaaaagtcatttattatgatcctgaagttagcagacaattgaaaatttttaggttttttttttaacaattaaatttgaagaaaaaaaaaaattaaaaatatgcacatgtagaaaatttcaaagactacaagtgcaatttttttaaatattttttttttataatttactgactaaaaaaaagtccaaaaattattagatgtcggctaacttcagtatcatcatttattcgccttactttcgtcttaatatataaaaattatttcaccttagttccgactttttcgacttataatttaagtcgaataagtcagtttcgacttgatttaaactttttcgccttacattttaagtcgaataagtctagaGCAAGtgaatttcgacttgatttaaactttttcgtcttaaatcgtgactaagtcagccagttaagtctaaaccaaggcaataccttaatatatttcatgcctccgtaaaaaaagtcaagtttgtcttgtgaaaaacggctcaaaatttcgacttagtaaaccaagtctaaattaagttttatttttgacccgggttatttttaaaactaaatgtataaaaataaataatcttttaaataaaatggcaATAGATCAATTGGTTTCGTCTTTATATCAATTAATCTCAATAATATATTGCAATTTAAGTTGTCGTCCTATAAAATAGTATAATCTATCAACTTCATACGAGTTtacaattcattatttataattaaattaaactgatAGATCAACTGTTTTATTTATCACCAAATTTAGGCAATACaacttcaaataaaaaaaaaaaaaaaaaaaacgttagataaataaatcacatgtgaaaaaaaataaaacattccactcttataattcaaaaattgtattaattattatttttatcattacatATATGTCTGGAGATAATTATACGACAGTTGCTTAGAAATGAAACGATTTAGAAAgtctataatatttttctaataactTGCGGCGCTgtcgtaattaaaaaaaaattacgatagtcttttgaataaagaaaaatatttatacatatagatattaataattaatgataatgagGTAATGAGCtactgaatttataaaattaagtaatcgttaatatattttataataaataaaaaatatttaattattttgtataaattaagtgataattaattgtaataaaaatcaattttgttataatgaatttgatctttaaaaaaaaaaaattaatattgatacgatatttaaattcactttcatcgttatttattactgtcaacaatttgaatttccgaatttttttttttaaactgaaattCATGTTTGGAAAAACTTTCCCAtaatttattagtattattttcatatttatactatttttctgatTACGATCACTTAATTGGTTGTTTACatgaattattaatcaattaatcaatgccgttgtactttttatttatacagcgatgataaaaatcttaaatcaCAGGGCCATGGTTCTAATCgagtttaaaaaactaaaaacaaatttgtttatataaattaatataagatTAAGTTGCAACATAAACCTTCGAATTAATTGATCTCACTCTTTATCGTCCGGTGGcttgtcataaaaaattaatcgctcacaattaatttacaaGAGATCaccttgaaaataaaataataatattttagccCATTTCCGTCTTTTTAAATCAGTTGTCAATTTTCAAtgctcgaaataaattattttttatgtcacagatttagagaaaaaaaatatatataaaacattaaattaaaataacaaaataaaatttcaagcaAACTTTAGTATTCCCATGACCTTGTGTTGTAAATTGAAACGTTACCAGACTCCAGAGGATTCGGTCAAGGTTTCAATTTCAGTTTGCAATGCAacaagtttttaataaaatattttattttatctctttCTAACCCTTTTACTTTATTCGTTCAAACGaagtttcattttattttacaaaattaatcaCATAAATTAGCCATCATGAtcatatatcatatataagttGATTTCTGTTAGTCTGGACggaaaaacataaatttaaaaatttctatattcctgtaattatattttggtaatttgtatgaatgtttctatttataaaaaatcgcgGAATGATTTTTAACGaatattacatttattatttaagtaaatatatagAGGGTGAATTTATATTCGCGTAGGAGCAGAGATAGACGTCCTACGCACGCAGATTATCTTCAATGTACCATAGAGTAATCAATACTGACGCAAATTATTATGGaaagttattaattcattattactttaaattataattttataaattatttatattttataataattattattccacTCACGTGAAATCgatggattatttttttttcacgacatattttgtttaaaaaatttttatttgataactTAGATTTTTAATGCGCGCTCGTGATTAGAATAGttgattttttgttataaaaaagactaaatttattttttattacatatgaatgaaaaattttattttgcactgaaaaaCGAACCAAGAAAATATcaacttttttgtttttgggcCATAGCTTTTacctgtaaaaaatttcatcgcAAATTGCTTTTGAAAGTTGAAAGTTCGGTTACAAGAAAAGGAGGTTAGCCCTGTAAGGTTTTTTCTCATCATTACAATATCACTTTCAAGAagattgatttattattaaaacgagaacaagtcaagaaaaaaattttcttaattcaaCAAAAGAATAATTGCAGTTACGTTTCTTTTTTTGAATCCCCTGTTTCTATGCTGGTActgaatttagaaaaaaaaggttGAAATACGATAAATTGCAGTAAAATCTAGTATGTGTCGTAAAGTACAGCGTTGCACTGCGACTTACgacaaattttgataaaattacggaaaacgtCTCCATTACGGTGAATTTCGGTCATtcggatagaaaaaaaaaaaatacccgaataaaattgaattcagtgcacggaaaaaaaaaaactttaaaaattactatttgaaattataacccggaactcggttgtcaatatggggaattttaacattcaaatagtaaattttataatacgtgtcgtctattttctaagtatcagttacgatttttaaagttcaaatagtaatttttcttacatagacaataaatttttatacttatcctgtaattattcacgtttgaatcataaacgaaaaaattactatttagaatgatggtatttactgatcactttatcattatattacttgtcattctcaatttatatagttcatttttttccatgtggcgtttctaaataatttattgttaaaagcagccttcgaaaaaattatatgatagTAAACTATAAGACggtagtaataattattttaaaaaaataaaaataaaaagacatTATCTATAATTAAAGATAAAGTAAACTGTTAAATAACCACATTCCTTAATTTACCTTATTAGCGAACTCGATATCACTATCGTTAATCACTTGTGTGTTAAATTATCATGCTAATTATAAACgaatatcgttttttttttttaaataaaacttatatctgcatatgattttagtttactcccctatgaaaaaaaaaaaaaaaaactgccgAAGCCATTTGCAacaaagtaatattttttttcgcaacaATGATTCTataacagaaaataaattagataaCCAAGGTCATGACTCTTGATAACAGCATACATCTGTTAGTTATCGGTAGCTTATCAATAATGTaatgtaagaaataaaaaacaagtaataactaatttttccattagtcAGCTTAGATGTAATTTAATGTCAACATGTAATTGTTCaaatgtataaattattaccGCTAATAAATAATGGATGTATTTTTACATGATACAATAGACGTACGgttacataatatttattgatagcATAATTTCTTACCTGCATAAGCTGAATCATTCCAATGGCTCGGGAATCGGTTTCATTATTTGACCAAGACGGAGATAGAGGAAGAGATGCCGCCGAAGAAGATGGAACACTTGAGATCGAAgatgatgaagaagaagaaggagaAGAAATAAATGAGCTCGACAATATATCTTCTTTAATGACGTTTAACACCTTCGACGTTTTTTTAACCTCTTGTAAATTTCCGTAAACATTTTCCTTATCAAccggttttttattttccatttttattattttatctattgatttataaataaatataaacaaaatatttccaCGGCACTAGatcacttgaaaatatttttaaacacaaaatttatcaaatttatgatGAACAAATACTACTTGAGAAGTATAGTAGTCAAAGTAACTCGATAAAATGTAATGAAGCGCTAAATACTTGAAAGAATTCACTAgactttatttcatttttttttatttatttatttattttttttattttatccccCACTTGGAAATACTCGATCTCTCTTTCTTCTTCTTGGTCTTATACATTACACGTAATGTGCATGTGGAGTTATCTTTAGCAGGACACAGAAGACGACTCGTGTACATGTGATGTGACGTTAATGTCCTCTCTAAGTGGGGGATAGACAATACGTACAATTAGATAATAAGTATGTGTTTGCGTATTCATTTAGCGCAAGCGCGAAAAATACCGTCATCGTGGgttctttttttcaaattttatttttattttcataagtaTTTGCAGAGTTAACCGATTAAAACGGCTGCATGTCATGCGAATGCTAGTGTTGGTCTACTGATGCTGCTGCTGTGGATTTAAAGACGGAGATAAttatattgttataaataGACAGTCATgtttaaatagaataaaagaTTTTATGATGGTGAAGTAGGATCATTTTGCTGGGagattaacaaaaattatatatacgtattttttttaagttaattaaaattttacctcataatcagcaattttttatttcagtacataaaaaattaattagcagTAGTTCGgctgaaatttatttcactcaaaatattaaaatttattgcattaaaatccgtcttgaattttttaataatatttttattaaaaaaaaaaaaaaagtgactgtaacttttaaattattgagtttacgtaattttttattgaacacaaagttgtagaaaattaaatttcctaaaactTTTGTCTcgacaaaaaatttcgtaaGCCAATAGTTTGAGAGATAAAGAAGTTTGAACTTCTAGAtaacaatattattttgttaaactGTTTGAGCGgctgtaacttttaaattaatggcttacgttaatttttaataaacaataaatctgtagaaaattttttttttcgcggatcgtatatttatatttatttaacatatgAAATATtgctaattaaatatataataaatgaatataaaaggtaattatttattcgtttttatatttaatgatataattaaataatgattatgTAAAGTGatgaaaagtataaaaatttttaatttcacctcttgtcatataaataaatatttaatttataagccaataaataataaatttaacaactATTTCCGTTTGTTAATTGCTCAATTTTTAAGATCTCATAACTCATAAATGCGTAtagtagatattttttaaaaatgtatgtaaGCATGATAATTAACATATACGAAGgacgttaataataataatcgataagtaatttttaatttgaattaaacagatgtaataatgtttaattttaattacaagtaCTTCCCACATTTAttcctatttttttattataatttttgaatttttttcatttagatttttaaattattaaatttaaataaatgatttttatttaaacctaattttgattttaaatttaatttaaaatcaagatGAAGTTTTTTAGCTGCAGTAGAAAGAGAAGAAGAAGATCGAGAagtagaagaagaagaaacaGCTAAAGAATCTATTTGCcgtttaaaaacaattatatactctagaaagttatttttatcttgTGACCCATCGCAAGTTGATCACTATGAAGTCCGaggacaaaattttatttttactcttcCCGTATAATTCAATActaataaactatttattaaatacaaatatataaataaatttatcaatttacttattataattataatgataataaaaaatcaaaatttgaatagtcaatttgtttagtaaaaaaaaatctaaatatatttaagtaaacaaatttatGCCCGCATTTTACTTCAAGTACATAACATTGATTTCAATAACCTGCATCATAAACatttgaagttaaaaaaaaatataaaaaaaaccttgaagtatttttttcattgatttatatttcaaatttcgatCATTAATATACagatgtatatttatatttttttttgcttgcgtatgaaataataaatatcgtTATTAcgtaatatatctatatatatatataatgtacattgttatcttttttattttcgttttacAACAGCTACTGTACAGCAATTACTTGAATACTTGGTAATACTacataaaactataaatattatttatttacaataatatttgACGTCCCATTTAATTTATACAGCTGATCAAAtgtcatatatattatgtCAGTTTTCATCCGATCACgtaaacttttatatattgttatttattactcttaattaaataaatattttctgttTGTTGTTAAATCTCTCACTTGAGTTAaacattaacaataaatattttttttaatgacattaattttttataaatgtcaaTGACTtagtctatatttttttacactgacaaaaaaaaaatacctggATACGGTCGTTGGTTTACTGATTCGCGGGTCGGTGGACTCGAACCCAGTTCTTCCGAAAAATCTTTTCGAGACCCGCCAGTTTTTAAaagaaactatttttattatcaaaaagtatatttatagtAGTATTTAATGATAACAAAATCTAATGATAATGGTTACTCTGTCGCAAATATAAGACATTTCACAATTGGCGGTCATTTGATGCCATTGAAAATACTGGGCAAGTCTCTGGGTACTGGATAATGCGTCACTTTAAACTGGTAGCATCGACGCCATATGTTACCTCCATACTATAGACATATATTTGTTTGGACATATATGTTctccgaaaaataattttgtaataaaatataaagattcaaatttattatcactatcattaattattactattaaaatcagcgaaataaaaaattaatagtaaaaaaaaaaagcatttcaTACAAACTCGTCGACCTTCGATATAGTTTATGCCATTGTAACTACCTCTCTCGTTCAGAGATAGtcgcattttattttactcttaTAGATACCAGTCTctcttaatataaatatatatatacatatatatccacACTGCCAACTTTCACGTATCATAATACATAGAGAAAGAATGTGGTTTCCCtttcaaattacaaaatacTCTACTGAGAGTACTGACAACTGTCCTCGagatttgtaattattaatttttttttttaacttttaaaatcaaaaatatatattaaataaatctttacttaattatatattcaggatatgttttttttaaataaaaaaaaaaaacatatatatattaatatacaaaATGCAAGAtgatatttaatgataaatatgaCAATCAATAAGATATTGAGTTATTGAATTTGAGtatgatttatttacataGAAATGGCTAGTGTATGAAAAATTAGGCCATGGTCGGTGGATATaagtagtatatatatataaaaatgtataaagcAGGATGAAGTGTAAGTTTCGTTACACTGCAGCGTACAGCGTACCGAGTGTCGAGTGGAGAGTAGATACTTTATTTAAGTATTCtcttatattatatgtatagttatatttattattattatgttatatatatatatggatatccATGTATTGTACACGTGATTTTATAAGCCGCGGGCGATAATTCACcactgaataaaataatataatgtcAATTTGCGCACCATCAAAATACCTTGACCTTTCTGGATTCATTTAAATCTTACTGGCTATTTATTTACGACTTATTAGTATTTAGTTAACACTTTATTAGCTTTTAATgtgttttatatttactttatttatttataaattaagtgTTTAAGTAAttacatactttttaatgaaatattttactgtcatttttaaatcgaaaacttttcatatttttttaaaaatcattttcagaaattaagtgttttttttatcgcaTCAAAACAACGCCATTTATCTGGTAGATAAAATGGTTCAAATATAAGAGGAAATGGAGTGTCCCAGCCTGTTACTCTTTGAATTGGTGCTTCGAGATTCAAAAAACAAGCTtcctatattgaaaaaaaaaaaaaaaaattaattactatcgatttaattttttatgaattgaaTAAATACCTGAATGGTAGCAGAAACTTCACTACCAAATCCATTAGTCAGTGGTGCTTCGTGAGCAATAACAACTCGTCCAGTTTTTTTGACCGACTGAAAAAAAAgcagaatgaaaataattgtaaaaataaatagtaaaatatgtaataatgttaaactgtttattaataattataaaatgtaagtaaCTGGTATTtacattagaaaaatttttacacttaAATACAAGTGACTTTCGCGAGTGCACTTTGCATTAAAACGTCAAATATACAAAGTATATATCATTGATCATATATCTTAATGCATCGATAGCCAATCAAGTTGTATTATACCGTAAATGCTAATTTACAATCTGATTGTTGATTATACATTCAAGATTTATCTAACTATTGAGAAAATAaaggtcgaaaaaaaattgaatatttacacTAATCAAGTTACATCCCAACTACATTTTctcgagaaataaaaaataattatttttcattcataCTTAAAACTGTcaatacttaatattttaataaatccaTCATTATCAATCACtgtcatttattaattattaatcactttttacttattaattacgaggtgactattttataaaagtattaaataaatattttagttactttgatgtaaattaatattgaaaatgtCATTAGGTGATGAATAAATTGTAAACGGGTTTGtaattattctatttattgTGTCATTAAGTATTCAAttgaaagaaatattttgtcacAACTTTCAACCATTCTAAGAATATGTCGTAAAATATTTCGATAAGACGATCAAGTTTTGGGACTGATCTGCAGGCTCGAAAGTTTtcttttactaaataatttttgtagacTTAACTTTGATATCATATAGTTCATTACAGTCGACAACAAGTTGCAAAGTACCtaagatattattttttctttaacgaATACATATTTGGTCTTGTTACCGTTCAATTGAGTGTTGGAAATAGAAACTAAATAGTTCGGATAATTTCCCAAAGTCGGAAAACTCGGAAGGATTCTTTCGGGGGTGCAAACAATTTTCGTCCTACGAGAACGGTTGATGACTTTTACTTATAATTGAATAACCACTCAGAATATCCACTTCCCAAGCCCTTCGAACCGAAGCTCGAAAGGTGAACGATCATCGATGACTGAGTTTCGGCTAAGAGCTAAAACTCAGTCTTCCTCACGCTCAGGGAAGAGGATTATTCCTCATCATCATGGCTGTATCGACTCAACTATAGAGTAGAGAGGATGTGAAGATATACTACAGAAATGATCCTGTGAAGTATGATCTTAATTGATTTCTCTCTTTCGATGGCTTTTAAGATCGATATGACAAGTATAGGactaggaaaaaaaatttcccgtttTTGCCACCTAGCGGCCACTGCGGAACTACAATTCAGCAGATGTAAATCTGCACGTTTTGTCCCATGGTAATGTAAAGTTGAATGACAACCGGAGTAtcatacaattattttcaaccttttcaaaaataaattacaataataataaaaaataaatacctttGTGACGGTTTCAATATCCCAAGGGAGAATAGATATGAGATCAATGACTTCACAAGAAGCCCCGAGTTTCTCTTTAACAATGTCCGCAGTCTCTAGTAGTACATGCACTTGACTACCCCATCCAACTAAAGTTATTGAATCACCTGAAAGTATAAATCAtttgtcataaatttattccgaTCAATCATCTATTGACAAATAAATCTATCAGATATCTAATTTAGTAAATTagttactataattttttttttttatgacatcaAATATGTTCTCTACCTTCACGTACTATTTCAGCTTTTCCAATCggtattttaaaatcattatttggTACGTCATCTACAGCAATACGATAGAGAGCCTTTGgttcaaatattaaacaaGGATCCGGCTCTTCAATACAACTCAGTAATAAACCTTTCGCTTGAATTGGTCCCCGAGGAACTACTATCtgttattattaagaaaaaaaaaaaaaaaaaaaagtaattaaataaatccgcagtctcttaaaataaataattaaacactggggttaattaatgtttagattaaataaattatttgataatttgaattatttgtcatCTGTAATTTGTCAGTAATTAGCAATTTATCAGAACGAAGGTGAATAGACGGCAATCAACGTTCAAATTTCCGTTCTATAggtacatttaaattacagaGAATAATTCAGTTGGTAGTCGCCATCTGTTAATTGACTGGCTTACTTGtttaagttaataaaaataatttcatagcAAAATTATAGACTGttggtattaaatttatctatttttaattttacttcaattttttttgctaataaataaaataaataatttactaatCTGTCATTTATTtcgataaaatattaagtaaaattacTTTAAGACCAGGTGTGTGGGCAAAATATGCTTCTGGACTTTGTGAGTGATAGAGTGCACCATGTCCAACAGCTCCACAAGGCGCACGTACCGTTAATTTACCACAATCGAATGTATTACCGCTCCTGTAACGTACTTTAGCTGCCTCATTTACCAACTGtgaatattttagaaaattataaactttaaataaaaaattaaaaaaaaaaaaaaaactttttaaataatttacttgatCAAATGCTGGAAAAATGTAATCAGCAAATTGAATTTCAGCGATTGCAGCAACTCCTTGATTAGCAAGTCCAATACCAAATCCAATAATTCCTTGTTCAGATAACGGAGTATTGAATACACGATTATTCCCAAATCGTTCTTTCAAACCAACTGTGCAACGAAATACGCCACCAAATGCAACATCTTCACCAAAAACGACTAatcgtaataaaaataaaatataaatcatctattgctgacagaaaaatttatttaattattactgacaaataaataaatttattaatttacctGAATTAGGATCTTTTTCTAGCGCAATAGCCAATGCTTCATTAATCGCTTggtacatatttatttttttagtttcacctaaaattaaaattatcatatttattaataaattaatttatttatttataattaaagtttttaattacctgtataagattttttatccGGTACAAATGAAAAGTGTAACGTGCGAACGTTTgcatttttagataaataaagtgaattttttcgcaatgaatttaatgagctcgTGTAATTACACGCGTACAACTTACTTAGAATCATCCTCATAAAATACTACTGCTTTACAAGCGCCCGGTTGATAACCGCGATagtgtatgaatatatatgtatattaattatttctgtgTGTATTTTATAATCTGCGTTGAATgcgataaaatatattttatataaattaacataTGGTGCGATTTAATACACCAACTCAGTGGCATTTAACCTCTTGAATAAAtggattttattatattattatttattttatttatctattaaaaatat includes these proteins:
- the LOC130674361 gene encoding 2-oxoisovalerate dehydrogenase subunit beta, mitochondrial; its protein translation is MRMILSKLYACNYTSSLNSLRKNSLYLSKNANVRTLHFSFVPDKKSYTGETKKINMYQAINEALAIALEKDPNSVVFGEDVAFGGVFRCTVGLKERFGNNRVFNTPLSEQGIIGFGIGLANQGVAAIAEIQFADYIFPAFDQLVNEAAKVRYRSGNTFDCGKLTVRAPCGAVGHGALYHSQSPEAYFAHTPGLKIVVPRGPIQAKGLLLSCIEEPDPCLIFEPKALYRIAVDDVPNNDFKIPIGKAEIVREGDSITLVGWGSQVHVLLETADIVKEKLGASCEVIDLISILPWDIETVTKSVKKTGRVVIAHEAPLTNGFGSEVSATIQEACFLNLEAPIQRVTGWDTPFPLIFEPFYLPDKWRCFDAIKKTLNF